Genomic DNA from Clostridium sp. BJN0013:
AGATGCCTGTGAGCAGATATTTTGTGTATTAGCTAGAAAGTGTTCTCCGACATGGATACTTGAAGGCGATATTAAAGGTTGCTTTGATAACATTAACCATGAATGGTTACAAAACAATATACCAATGGATAAAATTATTATGAAGCAGTTCCTAAAATCGGGATATATATATGAAGAAAAGCTGTTCCCAACGGAAACAGGGTCGCCACAAGGCGGTGCAATCTCAAGTATATATGCAAATATGACATTAGATGGACTCGAAAAAGTGATTCAAGATAAATATCATAGAAATTCAAAAGGTAAAATAGAAAATCATTACAGAGCCAAAACTAAAGTGAACTTGATTCGGTATGCTGATGATTTTGTTATTACTGCAAACTCAAAAGAAATTGCTGAAGAACTTAAAACTACTGTTAGTCAATTCCTCCAATCAAGAGGTCTAACACTATCAGAAGAAAAGACTACAATCACACATATCGACAAAGGGTTTGACTTTCTTGGCTGGACATTTAAGAAATACAGTGGGAAATTAATAGTTAAACCTTCTAAAAGTTCTATTAAAAACATAATTAGGAGATGTTCCACAATAATCCTTAAGGAGGGGAAAGCTAGCACCCAATCTGACTTAATAAGAAGGCTTAATCAAGTCATAAGAGGTTGGACAAATTATCACAAACACGTGGTTGCTAGTAAAGCCTTTTCAAATATTAACAACACCCTTTATCACTTACTACAGCAATGGGCAAAACATAGACACCCAAATAAGAACAAATGGTGGAGACTAAATAAATACTGGCATGAAAAAGGTTGGAAAAGATGGCTTTTCAAGACGGACGAGTACAGTCTAATTAATTTGAGACGGATTAAAATCGTCAGATATCCAAAATTGCAGATCATAAAAACACCTTTCTTAGACAAGGACTATTTTGATAAAAGAAAGATAAAACTGCATACATTTGTTGCTGCCTGAAAGGGTGAAGAAATGCTTGAGCCGTATGAGCGGGAAACTCTCACGTACGGTTCTTAGATGAGGGAAAGGGAGCAATCTCTTTTTCTTAATCGATTACTGTTCTAAGGACTACCGCAATTTAATAAAAGAGTATGGTTCTATATGCAGTATGTCTCGAGGAGGTAACTGTTGGGACAACACTCCTATGAAATCCTTTTGGAGCAA
This window encodes:
- the ltrA gene encoding group II intron reverse transcriptase/maturase; this encodes MNFSNSTTDKTERLKDTKSLEFQWETIDWKQVEFDVNRLQTRIAKATKKGDNNKAKRLQYLLTHSFSAKAYAVRKVTTNKGKNTSGVDKKLWSTSASKMKAVLSLTDKNYKAKPLRRVYIEKKGKKQKRPLGIPTMYDRAMQTLYALALEPIAETKGDSISFGFRRGRSAKDACEQIFCVLARKCSPTWILEGDIKGCFDNINHEWLQNNIPMDKIIMKQFLKSGYIYEEKLFPTETGSPQGGAISSIYANMTLDGLEKVIQDKYHRNSKGKIENHYRAKTKVNLIRYADDFVITANSKEIAEELKTTVSQFLQSRGLTLSEEKTTITHIDKGFDFLGWTFKKYSGKLIVKPSKSSIKNIIRRCSTIILKEGKASTQSDLIRRLNQVIRGWTNYHKHVVASKAFSNINNTLYHLLQQWAKHRHPNKNKWWRLNKYWHEKGWKRWLFKTDEYSLINLRRIKIVRYPKLQIIKTPFLDKDYFDKRKIKLHTFVAA